In Terriglobus sp. TAA 43, a single window of DNA contains:
- the pyrH gene encoding UMP kinase, with translation MYKRVLLKISGEALAAGRGFGIDAIFVSRVASEIVQLASSGCQVAVVVGGGNFFRGVAEQAIHMDRVAADHMGMLSTVINGIAMQDAIEKLGIQCRVMSAIEMHEVAEPYIRRRAIRHLEKGRVVIFGAGTGNPYFSTDTAAALRAMEIRADVLLKATSVEGIYSADPKKDPDATMFTTITYMDIIKMGLRVMDTSAVSLCNDNNMPMVIFSMREEGNIVRVVGGEKLGTLVTS, from the coding sequence ATGTATAAACGCGTTCTTCTCAAGATTTCAGGTGAGGCACTGGCTGCGGGCCGGGGCTTTGGTATCGACGCCATCTTCGTAAGCCGTGTGGCTTCGGAGATTGTGCAGCTTGCCAGTAGCGGCTGCCAGGTGGCCGTTGTGGTGGGTGGTGGCAACTTCTTCCGTGGCGTAGCGGAACAGGCCATTCATATGGACCGCGTTGCGGCTGACCACATGGGCATGTTGTCCACCGTGATCAACGGAATTGCCATGCAGGACGCGATTGAAAAGCTGGGCATCCAGTGCCGCGTGATGAGCGCGATTGAGATGCATGAAGTGGCCGAGCCCTACATTCGCCGTCGTGCGATCCGTCACCTGGAAAAGGGACGCGTTGTGATCTTTGGCGCGGGTACGGGTAATCCGTATTTCTCCACCGATACCGCAGCTGCGCTGCGTGCCATGGAGATTCGTGCGGATGTGCTGCTGAAGGCGACTTCGGTGGAAGGTATCTACAGCGCTGATCCGAAGAAGGACCCCGACGCGACGATGTTCACGACGATCACGTATATGGACATCATCAAGATGGGCCTGCGTGTGATGGATACGTCGGCGGTGTCGCTTTGCAACGACAACAATATGCCGATGGTGATCTTCTCCATGCGTGAAGAGGGCAACATTGTGCGTGTGGTTGGTGGCGAAAAACTCGGAACGCTTGTGACGTCGTAA
- a CDS encoding ATP-dependent DNA helicase RecQ yields the protein MKKLVEETVPWDLLKREAKARFGIAKFRSAQRETLEAVMRGRSVLAIMPTGAGKSLTYQLPALLLPHTVVVVSPLIALMQDQKLKAEGASIEVSKIDSTLTKHQREEADEALAAGIPKLLYVTPERLENPEFLAELKQAGVSLFVVDEAHTIAQWGHDFRPAYLGLRYAREALGNPPVLALTATATEDVIHEILEQLNAKDAVLINAGSDRTNLFLAVHPTVNNDAKLARLMQMLANLDGTGIVYTASVRSANELYERFKESGIASGKYHGKMTARERERAQAEFMNDTCRVMVATKAFGLGIDKPNIRFVFHYEFPDSLESYYQEAGRAGRDGDSAQAVLLYRLEDRRIQSFFAAGRYPRAEELRAVLETLSATDAVNAASLPERAGIGKRRAEVILYLLREMKIVRRVRAGYVLRHAEPITDAHVEMLLAGYIERSGADRSRLDEMMQYAETVHCRMQVIRRYFNEDEGALCGKCDNCVNRAWEMHEPEVALHGASQDEGVTRIETLNGPILTTAPETLPQVVPVKFQEGVVVRHKRFGRGRVRDVVGDTVMVQFEDGGCKRLKDSFLKNA from the coding sequence ATGAAGAAGCTTGTTGAAGAAACCGTGCCCTGGGATTTGTTGAAGCGGGAGGCTAAGGCTCGCTTTGGCATTGCGAAGTTTCGTAGCGCACAGCGGGAGACGCTGGAGGCGGTGATGCGTGGGCGCAGTGTGCTCGCGATTATGCCGACAGGGGCGGGTAAGTCGCTGACGTATCAGTTGCCTGCTTTGTTGTTGCCGCATACGGTGGTTGTGGTTTCGCCTTTGATTGCTCTGATGCAGGATCAGAAGCTGAAGGCGGAAGGGGCTTCGATTGAAGTCAGCAAGATCGATTCGACGCTTACAAAACATCAACGTGAGGAAGCGGACGAAGCGTTGGCTGCGGGGATTCCGAAGCTGTTGTATGTCACGCCGGAGCGATTGGAGAATCCGGAGTTTCTTGCGGAATTGAAGCAGGCGGGTGTGTCGTTGTTTGTGGTGGATGAGGCGCACACGATTGCGCAGTGGGGACATGATTTTCGTCCGGCGTATCTGGGGTTGCGATATGCGCGTGAGGCGCTGGGGAATCCTCCGGTGCTGGCGTTGACTGCAACTGCGACGGAAGATGTGATCCACGAAATCCTGGAGCAGTTGAACGCGAAAGATGCGGTGTTGATTAATGCCGGTAGTGATCGCACGAATCTGTTTCTTGCGGTGCATCCCACGGTGAACAATGATGCGAAGCTGGCGCGGTTGATGCAGATGCTGGCGAACCTGGATGGCACGGGCATTGTGTACACAGCATCAGTTCGTTCGGCTAACGAACTGTATGAGCGATTCAAAGAATCGGGGATTGCCAGTGGGAAGTATCACGGCAAGATGACGGCTCGTGAACGCGAGCGTGCGCAGGCTGAGTTCATGAACGACACCTGCCGCGTTATGGTGGCGACGAAGGCGTTTGGGCTGGGAATTGATAAGCCGAATATTCGGTTTGTATTTCATTACGAGTTTCCGGATTCGCTGGAGAGCTATTACCAGGAGGCAGGGCGCGCGGGGCGCGATGGTGATTCGGCGCAGGCGGTGTTGCTGTATCGGCTGGAGGATCGTCGGATTCAGAGCTTCTTTGCGGCGGGGCGGTATCCGCGGGCCGAGGAGTTGCGGGCTGTGTTGGAGACGCTTTCTGCGACGGACGCGGTGAATGCTGCGTCGTTGCCGGAACGTGCAGGGATTGGGAAGCGTCGGGCTGAAGTGATCCTCTATCTGCTGCGTGAGATGAAGATCGTGCGACGAGTGCGCGCTGGGTATGTGTTGCGGCATGCGGAGCCCATTACGGATGCGCATGTGGAGATGTTGCTCGCGGGGTATATCGAACGCTCCGGTGCCGATCGTTCGCGGCTGGACGAGATGATGCAATATGCGGAGACGGTGCACTGCCGCATGCAGGTGATACGCCGCTATTTCAACGAAGATGAGGGCGCGTTGTGCGGCAAGTGCGATAACTGCGTGAATCGTGCGTGGGAGATGCATGAGCCGGAGGTCGCGCTGCATGGAGCGAGCCAGGACGAGGGCGTGACTCGGATTGAGACGCTGAATGGGCCGATTCTGACGACGGCTCCTGAGACCTTGCCGCAGGTTGTTCCGGTGAAGTTTCAGGAGGGAGTGGTGGTTCGGCACAAGCGGTTTGGCCGCGGCCGTGTGCGGGACGTGGTGGGCGACACGGTGATGGTGCAGTTTGAGGATGGTGGGTGCAAGCGGCTGAAGGATTCGTTCCTAAAGAACGCCTGA
- a CDS encoding RtcB family protein encodes MKYIDNIPVWGVHEDNTLEQAKACAQSAERFALMADGHLGYGVPIGGVIAAESRISPTAVGFDIACGNKAVRLDMPGSELRANIHCIMDDIWNTLSFGVGRKNNEANEHALLGRNAHPGWDTEAAAPLKRKAEAQLGTIGSGNHYVDLFTDEQDRVWVGVHFGSRGLGHGIATWFLKAAGAKDGMMVDPVWLDVQSDLGAQYIAAMQLGGEYAYAGRDWVCARVARLLGAEVMEEVHNHHNFAWNEEHDGRMLWVCRKGATPAFPGQRGFVGGTMGEVSVILEGTEAVDAETREAQRAAMFSTVHGAGRVMGRKQAAGVYDRKTGACKREGLVKPEMMNDWLRQSNVVLRGGGLDESPHCYKRLPEVLAEQGETVRVLHTLTPVGVAMAGANEFDPYKD; translated from the coding sequence ATGAAGTACATCGACAACATCCCCGTATGGGGAGTGCATGAAGACAACACGCTGGAACAGGCGAAGGCTTGCGCCCAGAGCGCGGAACGCTTTGCGCTGATGGCAGACGGACACCTGGGCTACGGTGTTCCTATTGGCGGAGTGATCGCGGCGGAGTCGCGAATTTCACCTACGGCAGTGGGATTTGATATCGCTTGCGGCAACAAGGCTGTGCGATTGGATATGCCCGGCAGCGAGTTGCGCGCGAACATCCACTGCATTATGGACGACATCTGGAACACGCTGTCGTTCGGTGTGGGACGGAAGAACAACGAGGCCAACGAACATGCTCTGCTGGGGCGGAACGCGCATCCCGGATGGGATACAGAAGCTGCTGCGCCGCTGAAGCGTAAAGCAGAAGCGCAGTTGGGCACCATTGGTTCCGGCAACCACTATGTGGATCTGTTCACGGATGAGCAGGACCGCGTGTGGGTTGGCGTTCACTTCGGATCGCGTGGTTTGGGACACGGTATTGCGACGTGGTTCCTCAAGGCGGCGGGAGCGAAGGATGGCATGATGGTTGATCCTGTGTGGCTGGATGTGCAGAGCGATCTGGGTGCGCAGTACATTGCCGCGATGCAGTTGGGCGGTGAGTACGCGTATGCAGGCCGTGACTGGGTGTGCGCTCGTGTGGCTCGTCTGTTGGGTGCGGAGGTGATGGAGGAGGTGCACAACCATCACAACTTTGCCTGGAACGAAGAGCACGACGGTCGCATGCTGTGGGTGTGTCGTAAGGGTGCTACTCCTGCGTTCCCCGGCCAGCGTGGATTCGTGGGTGGCACGATGGGTGAGGTGTCCGTGATTTTGGAGGGAACTGAAGCTGTCGATGCAGAGACTCGTGAAGCGCAGCGTGCGGCGATGTTTTCTACCGTGCACGGCGCAGGCCGTGTGATGGGAAGGAAGCAGGCAGCGGGTGTCTACGATCGCAAGACCGGCGCGTGCAAGCGCGAAGGTCTGGTGAAGCCGGAGATGATGAACGACTGGCTGCGCCAGTCCAACGTCGTGCTGCGCGGCGGTGGATTGGATGAGTCGCCTCACTGCTACAAGCGTCTGCCGGAGGTATTGGCGGAGCAGGGTGAGACGGTTCGCGTTCTGCACACGCTGACTCCTGTGGGAGTGGCGATGGCAGGAGCGAACGAGTTCGACCCCTACAAGGACTAA
- the tsf gene encoding translation elongation factor Ts gives MATETVKIDAKLVKELREKSGAPMGDCLKALQEAAGDMENAFVVLRKRGMASAAKKASRAANEGAVGTYIHAGGKIGVMVELACESDFVARTDGFQDLLRDIAMHIAAVDPRFIGRDEVTEADIEREKEIYRAQAAASGKPANIIEKMLEGKMGKFYEEVCLLDQPFIKEQSQTVAQIIATQVGKMGENITVRRFARFKIGEPNATFAQAKVVVSEEPQA, from the coding sequence ATGGCTACCGAGACCGTGAAGATTGATGCAAAGCTGGTGAAGGAACTCCGCGAGAAGAGCGGCGCTCCGATGGGCGATTGCCTGAAGGCGCTTCAGGAGGCCGCTGGCGATATGGAAAATGCATTCGTTGTGCTGCGTAAGCGCGGCATGGCGTCGGCTGCGAAGAAGGCTTCGCGTGCTGCAAACGAAGGCGCTGTGGGCACCTACATTCACGCTGGCGGCAAGATCGGCGTGATGGTGGAACTGGCTTGCGAGAGTGACTTCGTGGCTCGTACCGATGGCTTCCAGGATCTGCTGCGCGATATCGCAATGCACATTGCTGCTGTTGATCCGCGCTTCATCGGCCGTGATGAAGTGACCGAGGCAGACATCGAGCGCGAGAAGGAAATCTACCGCGCACAGGCTGCTGCAAGCGGCAAGCCTGCAAACATTATCGAGAAGATGCTCGAAGGCAAGATGGGCAAGTTCTACGAGGAAGTTTGCTTGCTCGATCAGCCGTTCATCAAGGAACAGTCGCAGACTGTTGCCCAAATCATTGCCACGCAGGTTGGCAAGATGGGCGAGAACATCACGGTGCGTCGTTTCGCCCGATTCAAGATCGGCGAGCCGAACGCAACGTTTGCTCAGGCAAAGGTTGTAGTTTCCGAGGAGCCGCAGGCATAA
- the rpsB gene encoding 30S ribosomal protein S2: protein MASITMKELLEAGVHFGHQTKRWNPKMKEYIFGERNGIYIIDLQKTLKMFKEASKFVTDLTSTGKVILFVGTKRQAQDAVAEEANRAGMPYINSRWLGGLLTNWVTCQKSVKRLAELDEMAVDGRFELMTKKEVIRLERERKALHTNLAGIKNMRRLPDAIFVIDSNNEAIAVSEARKLGIPVVAVVDTNCDPTVVDYVIPGNDDALRAIRLFTTKIADSAFEGVQMIGDKSIASEYADVTPVATESHFVGLEDEESQESNPVATTAAEEAEEETVDLNAALGGGIRKQPTSDTDADEPVAAEAGA, encoded by the coding sequence ATGGCATCGATCACAATGAAGGAACTGCTGGAAGCCGGCGTACACTTCGGCCACCAGACCAAGCGTTGGAACCCGAAGATGAAGGAATATATCTTCGGCGAACGTAACGGCATTTACATCATCGACCTGCAGAAGACGCTGAAGATGTTCAAGGAAGCGTCGAAGTTCGTCACCGACCTGACCTCGACCGGTAAGGTGATCCTGTTCGTAGGCACCAAGCGCCAGGCACAGGATGCAGTTGCTGAAGAAGCGAACCGCGCTGGCATGCCGTACATCAACAGCCGCTGGCTCGGTGGTCTGCTGACCAACTGGGTTACCTGCCAGAAGAGCGTAAAGCGTCTTGCTGAGCTGGACGAGATGGCAGTGGACGGCCGCTTTGAGCTGATGACGAAGAAGGAAGTTATCCGCCTGGAGCGCGAGCGTAAGGCTCTGCACACGAACCTGGCCGGTATCAAGAACATGCGCCGCCTGCCGGACGCGATCTTCGTGATCGACAGCAACAACGAAGCGATTGCCGTTTCGGAAGCTCGCAAGCTGGGCATTCCTGTTGTGGCTGTTGTGGACACGAACTGCGATCCGACCGTTGTGGACTACGTGATCCCGGGCAACGATGACGCTCTGCGCGCCATTCGCCTGTTCACCACGAAGATTGCCGATTCGGCCTTCGAGGGTGTGCAGATGATCGGCGACAAGTCGATCGCCAGCGAGTACGCCGATGTGACGCCGGTTGCAACCGAGTCGCACTTCGTTGGCCTTGAGGACGAGGAATCGCAGGAGTCCAACCCTGTTGCAACGACTGCTGCTGAGGAAGCTGAAGAAGAGACGGTTGATCTCAACGCAGCTCTGGGCGGCGGTATCCGCAAGCAGCCGACGTCTGACACCGATGCTGATGAGCCGGTGGCAGCGGAAGCAGGCGCGTAA
- the rpsI gene encoding 30S ribosomal protein S9, translating into MADLVQYYGTGRRKSAIARVFLRPGNGGFTVNGKELKVYFVTEQQRAAAVRTLKTAQVEGQFDVITTVKGGGVTAQSDAVKMGIARALLEFNIELRKTLKADGLLTRDARIKERKKYGQKGARKRFQFSKR; encoded by the coding sequence ATGGCAGATCTGGTGCAGTACTACGGAACGGGCCGCCGCAAGTCGGCGATTGCACGTGTATTTCTCCGCCCCGGCAACGGTGGCTTCACGGTTAATGGCAAGGAACTGAAGGTTTACTTTGTGACGGAACAGCAGCGCGCTGCTGCAGTCCGCACGCTGAAGACCGCTCAGGTGGAAGGCCAGTTTGACGTCATCACCACGGTGAAGGGCGGCGGCGTGACCGCTCAGTCTGACGCTGTGAAGATGGGCATTGCCCGCGCCCTGCTTGAGTTCAACATTGAACTCCGCAAGACGCTCAAGGCAGACGGCCTGCTGACCCGCGACGCTCGTATCAAGGAGCGTAAGAAGTACGGTCAGAAGGGCGCCCGCAAGCGCTTCCAGTTCTCCAAGCGCTAG
- the rplM gene encoding 50S ribosomal protein L13 — MSTFVPSSKDLNRKWFVVDASGKTLGRLASGAARVLSGKNNTQYTPYIDTGDHVIVINAEKIVLTGLKSQQKLYRRYTGFPGGLREEEFTKLLARKPEAIVEQAIKGMLPKSKLGRQMATKLKVYKGDKHPHDAQQPQPLVVA; from the coding sequence ATGTCGACGTTTGTACCCAGTTCGAAGGATTTGAACCGTAAGTGGTTCGTTGTGGACGCCAGCGGAAAGACCCTGGGCCGTCTGGCCAGCGGTGCCGCGCGCGTTCTCAGCGGCAAGAACAACACACAGTACACCCCGTACATTGACACCGGCGATCACGTCATTGTGATCAACGCCGAGAAGATTGTACTGACGGGTCTGAAGTCGCAGCAGAAGCTGTATCGCCGTTACACGGGTTTCCCGGGCGGTCTGCGTGAAGAAGAGTTCACGAAGCTGCTGGCTCGTAAGCCGGAAGCGATTGTGGAGCAGGCCATCAAGGGCATGCTGCCGAAGAGCAAGCTGGGCCGCCAGATGGCGACCAAGCTGAAGGTCTACAAGGGTGACAAGCACCCGCACGATGCTCAGCAGCCCCAGCCACTGGTAGTGGCGTAA
- a CDS encoding acyltransferase yields the protein MSQEKTNTGEIARQHDLDALTGLRFFAALSVFAAHFFVYELWFAHPSPAISSIRNGFTDSVYVFFVLSGFILTIAYERMESSAPDWDARKKFWIARFARMYPVYLLAFAWFAPFILHHRFLTEPTGLATRKAVGSGLASVFLVQSWISDRFAVSWNGPAWTLSIETGFYLMFPWLLRGIVRLGTAGLVALGAVMCLLAGWAYGLPPILDNHARNPVTMLPVFVLGIIAARLYLRWHSLPQARFAILLPIPAVLYLTVANAQWLPSGVLPNTAKFLSIVCLIYGLASRGWPSRLLSRPIMVLLGEASYSFYLLQLAVYYSVLWVWLRFSSRDLLTVTPGEAPQQHWWGFLLLLAINQAVALLAFIYIERPLRITLRNRLGIRFVKKPLPRPAVM from the coding sequence ATGAGTCAAGAGAAGACAAACACTGGCGAGATTGCCCGCCAGCACGATCTGGATGCTCTTACGGGCCTGCGGTTTTTCGCAGCACTTTCTGTTTTTGCGGCGCACTTCTTTGTCTACGAGCTTTGGTTTGCACACCCCAGTCCGGCTATCTCCTCCATTCGCAATGGATTCACCGACTCGGTCTACGTCTTCTTTGTCCTGTCGGGCTTCATCCTGACGATTGCCTACGAGCGGATGGAATCCAGCGCACCCGACTGGGATGCGCGTAAGAAATTCTGGATTGCGCGGTTTGCGCGCATGTACCCGGTCTATCTACTGGCATTCGCCTGGTTTGCGCCGTTTATCTTGCACCATCGGTTTCTGACTGAACCCACAGGGCTGGCAACACGTAAGGCAGTGGGGTCAGGCCTGGCATCAGTCTTCCTCGTCCAGTCATGGATCAGTGACCGCTTTGCCGTGTCGTGGAATGGTCCCGCATGGACACTATCTATTGAGACCGGGTTTTATCTCATGTTCCCGTGGTTGCTGCGGGGCATCGTGCGCCTTGGCACGGCTGGCCTTGTCGCACTTGGAGCAGTCATGTGCCTGCTCGCGGGATGGGCCTATGGCCTTCCCCCTATCCTCGATAACCATGCCCGCAATCCAGTCACAATGTTGCCCGTGTTTGTTCTGGGTATCATTGCCGCACGACTCTATCTCCGGTGGCATTCACTTCCACAGGCGCGTTTCGCCATACTTCTACCCATCCCCGCCGTCCTGTACCTCACGGTTGCCAATGCACAGTGGCTTCCGTCCGGCGTTCTTCCCAACACCGCCAAGTTCTTGAGCATCGTGTGCCTGATCTACGGTTTGGCAAGCAGGGGATGGCCAAGCCGCCTGCTTAGCAGGCCCATCATGGTGCTGTTGGGAGAAGCAAGCTATTCCTTCTACCTGCTCCAGCTTGCCGTGTATTACTCCGTGCTCTGGGTCTGGCTGCGCTTCTCTTCGCGAGACCTCTTGACCGTAACCCCGGGCGAGGCACCGCAGCAGCACTGGTGGGGTTTCCTTCTTCTACTTGCAATCAATCAGGCAGTGGCTCTGCTGGCGTTCATCTACATCGAACGCCCGCTTCGCATCACGTTGCGCAACCGCCTGGGAATTCGCTTCGTGAAAAAGCCCTTACCGCGACCGGCCGTCATGTAG
- a CDS encoding glycosyl transferase — MQLAGGRYGRKKTLIIPALLLLLAGVFWALHLVHLRADFPNRSPWVDWAKYTDEGWYGDAAIRHYLRGTWRLPGDFNPAAALPVWPLLEGLVFRFAGVGIVAARALTVFVFAGVLVCSFVVLQHEAREDESKHLRWMFTAAAVLLMATSSFLYVFTRMAILEPLLVLLTLLSLLAAQATRSASTERQRVLFAVLVGGLVSLMIGTKTTAVFLLPAVAYMLADAAEWQRRRVLRIAAVTGGTVAILWGGYIAWLLYRGYWNDFRYLFAANNTTIAGLPFWETVGNTLKNGTWMGELLYPLAIALVVLAGFHKKTWRDPLFVSLLLWVTGYLFFLAYHANMQPRYYVVVAVPLILLMARAALHIAAWHPSASLAFASLLVLLVGREAHVTVSYMRHPEYTFQTAANRIERIVELDPTHSHTVLSISGSDLSLMTGVPSICDDFGTMDLEDRIAAYKPGWFVSWNSIEDDKMEALNKFYRLTRVAEFPAMDDPDRNVMIVYRLDAKDGVTPQRKHKKAKALPISPG, encoded by the coding sequence ATGCAATTGGCAGGTGGCCGGTACGGTAGGAAAAAGACGCTGATCATACCCGCGCTGCTTCTCCTGCTGGCAGGTGTGTTCTGGGCTTTGCACCTGGTGCATCTACGCGCAGATTTTCCGAACCGGTCGCCGTGGGTGGACTGGGCGAAGTACACCGATGAGGGTTGGTATGGCGACGCGGCCATCCGACATTATCTGCGTGGAACGTGGCGATTGCCCGGTGACTTTAATCCTGCTGCGGCGCTGCCGGTGTGGCCGCTGTTAGAAGGATTGGTCTTTCGCTTTGCCGGTGTGGGAATTGTAGCGGCGCGTGCGCTGACCGTGTTTGTGTTTGCCGGTGTGCTGGTGTGTTCGTTTGTGGTGCTGCAGCATGAGGCGCGAGAGGACGAGTCAAAACACCTGCGATGGATGTTTACCGCCGCTGCTGTGTTGTTGATGGCTACGAGTTCGTTCCTGTACGTGTTTACGCGCATGGCGATTCTTGAGCCGCTGCTGGTGTTGTTGACATTGCTGTCGTTGTTGGCGGCGCAGGCGACTCGAAGTGCTTCCACGGAACGACAGCGTGTCTTGTTTGCTGTTCTTGTAGGGGGGCTGGTGTCGTTGATGATTGGCACCAAGACGACCGCGGTGTTTCTTCTGCCAGCAGTCGCGTACATGTTGGCGGATGCTGCAGAGTGGCAACGGCGGCGGGTGTTGCGCATTGCGGCTGTGACAGGTGGTACTGTCGCCATACTTTGGGGCGGCTACATTGCGTGGCTGCTGTATCGCGGCTACTGGAATGACTTCCGCTATCTGTTTGCGGCGAACAATACGACCATTGCAGGGCTGCCTTTCTGGGAGACGGTTGGCAACACGCTGAAGAACGGCACGTGGATGGGGGAGTTGTTGTATCCGCTGGCGATTGCCCTGGTGGTGCTGGCGGGTTTCCACAAGAAGACGTGGCGCGATCCGCTGTTTGTGTCGTTGCTGCTGTGGGTGACGGGGTATCTGTTCTTCCTGGCGTACCACGCGAACATGCAGCCGCGGTACTACGTTGTGGTGGCGGTGCCGCTGATTCTGCTGATGGCGCGTGCCGCGCTGCATATTGCTGCGTGGCATCCTTCTGCTTCGCTGGCGTTTGCGTCGTTGCTGGTGCTGCTGGTGGGGCGCGAAGCGCATGTGACGGTGAGCTATATGCGTCATCCGGAGTACACGTTTCAAACGGCGGCGAACCGGATTGAGCGAATTGTGGAACTAGACCCGACCCACAGCCATACGGTGTTGTCGATCTCGGGAAGTGACCTGTCGCTGATGACGGGCGTTCCCAGCATCTGTGACGACTTTGGCACGATGGATCTGGAGGACCGCATTGCGGCGTATAAGCCGGGGTGGTTCGTGTCGTGGAACTCCATTGAGGACGACAAGATGGAGGCGCTGAACAAGTTTTACCGGTTGACGCGCGTGGCGGAGTTTCCGGCAATGGATGATCCGGACCGGAACGTGATGATTGTGTACCGTCTGGACGCGAAGGATGGGGTCACGCCGCAGCGGAAACACAAGAAGGCAAAGGCGTTGCCAATCTCGCCGGGATAA
- a CDS encoding acyltransferase: protein MPQTQQSARYFAPIDFRTRFPALDGLRALAICGVFAAHYGGGSHGGKILNLINLLRGYGSLGVDLFFVLSGFLITGILYDTLGDSRYFLRFFARRSLRIFPIYYLVFAVLLLLTPIALYQWHWGHALFLIYMGNFLGNYDFSYYSVESQRSHMLLANIGHFWSLCVEEQFYMLWPIAVFLLRKRRNIFIAGVTISLLAIALRAAEFAWQGPVVAERWIVRTLPFRMDALLIGGMLALLLRGPHADRIQRSCKWVFLAGTAASIAIFVLSPEYDSAWGMIVGLTVYALAFAGLIGMTLRTGGPAYRLFNLKPLRVLGKYSYGFYIYHLLFRWVWIEFLVWCFGKFHSMAVGGVVALTTNFVVTFLVSKVSYDYFESRFLRYKIHFEYDRELTSHRHAFTTES, encoded by the coding sequence ATGCCTCAAACACAGCAGTCGGCACGTTACTTCGCCCCCATCGATTTCCGTACGCGCTTTCCTGCTTTGGATGGCCTTCGCGCACTCGCCATTTGCGGTGTCTTCGCCGCTCACTACGGCGGCGGCTCCCACGGCGGAAAAATTCTCAATCTCATCAATCTGCTGCGTGGCTACGGATCGCTGGGCGTCGACCTCTTCTTCGTGCTCTCTGGCTTTCTCATCACAGGCATCCTGTATGACACGCTCGGCGATAGCCGATACTTCTTGCGCTTCTTCGCGCGACGCAGCCTTCGCATCTTTCCCATCTACTATCTGGTCTTCGCAGTCCTTCTACTGCTGACTCCCATCGCGCTCTACCAATGGCACTGGGGACACGCGCTCTTCCTGATCTACATGGGAAACTTTCTGGGCAACTACGACTTTTCGTACTACTCGGTTGAGTCGCAGCGCAGCCACATGCTGCTGGCAAACATCGGCCATTTCTGGTCGCTTTGCGTGGAAGAGCAGTTTTATATGCTGTGGCCCATTGCGGTCTTCCTGCTTCGGAAACGTCGCAATATATTCATTGCGGGCGTCACAATCTCCCTGCTGGCCATCGCGCTCCGCGCCGCAGAATTCGCATGGCAGGGACCAGTCGTCGCAGAACGTTGGATCGTTCGCACACTGCCTTTCCGCATGGATGCGTTGCTCATAGGTGGCATGCTCGCACTCCTGCTCCGCGGTCCGCACGCGGATCGCATACAGCGGAGTTGCAAGTGGGTGTTCCTCGCCGGAACCGCGGCCTCAATCGCGATCTTCGTCTTGTCTCCGGAGTACGATTCAGCCTGGGGAATGATTGTAGGACTCACCGTTTACGCACTCGCCTTCGCTGGGCTTATCGGCATGACGTTGCGTACCGGCGGTCCTGCGTATCGCCTGTTCAATCTCAAGCCGCTACGCGTCCTCGGAAAGTACAGCTATGGCTTTTACATCTACCATCTGCTCTTCCGCTGGGTCTGGATCGAATTCCTCGTCTGGTGTTTCGGGAAATTTCACTCGATGGCAGTGGGAGGCGTCGTTGCTCTGACAACAAACTTCGTCGTCACGTTCCTCGTATCCAAGGTCAGCTATGACTACTTTGAATCACGCTTCCTGCGCTACAAGATCCACTTCGAATACGATCGCGAACTGACATCTCATCGCCACGCCTTCACGACCGAATCCTAG